In a genomic window of Infirmifilum sp. NZ:
- a CDS encoding prolyl oligopeptidase family serine peptidase: MPSGYDWLEDLEDPRVKAFIEEQNRRFREFVSPLADALYQRALELHSLPYVVDAALFEGGLYALTRERGTFTVKRYSTGDAEPQTVLDARELGGDAVVASISASRDGRMLAALHTRAGSDYARTLIVDTETGERIEGPEGYVSPPVWLTRERFLYVRTYRSGTAPDGVEAPASRVFEAELGAGEELVFGEGLGTNWLVHLAGDGESVYAVAFHGWSRSLVYELAGGGFRLLYDPGGSKAYPVGRLGGRSYVLSYEHSLGQVVEVGRGARVILRAEAHPIEDAAPVGGRLLAVRLVDGANRLELYSPEGEPAGEVGLGEGPGSVTILSRGFGAALARYESFDTPSKLYLVDQGGAWLVEGSSLPLGLEVRELWVSSRDGTRVHGFEVRSRAARDGGVAVVYGYGGFALSVKPRFQPEAVMLLEAGATFVSTNLRGGFEYGEEWHRAGMRGNKVRVFEDFGAFLEHYRARGYMTVATGRSNGGLLVAAVVARRPELIDVALAGYPLTDMLRYHRLHLGRLWTTEYGDPDDPEDRRVLESYSPIHNLKPADYPYVLAYTGLADDRVHPSHALKLTARLLDLGAPAYLRVETRSGHLGATPEVRARETAELVAFTLKALEEQRQRRSKPQAAQSG, translated from the coding sequence GTGCCTAGCGGCTACGACTGGCTCGAGGACCTCGAGGACCCCCGCGTGAAGGCCTTCATCGAGGAGCAGAACCGGAGGTTCAGGGAGTTCGTCTCGCCCCTCGCCGATGCCCTCTACCAGCGCGCGCTGGAGCTCCACAGCCTGCCCTACGTGGTCGACGCGGCGCTCTTCGAGGGGGGCCTCTACGCCCTGACCAGGGAGCGTGGCACCTTCACCGTCAAGAGGTACAGCACCGGCGACGCGGAGCCGCAGACGGTGCTGGACGCGCGGGAGCTCGGCGGCGACGCCGTCGTTGCATCGATCAGCGCGAGCAGGGACGGGAGGATGCTGGCCGCCCTGCACACGAGGGCCGGCTCGGACTACGCGCGCACGCTCATCGTCGACACCGAGACCGGCGAGCGTATCGAGGGGCCAGAGGGCTACGTCTCGCCCCCCGTCTGGCTCACGAGGGAGAGGTTCCTGTACGTCCGCACCTACAGGTCCGGCACCGCTCCGGACGGCGTCGAGGCGCCGGCGAGCAGGGTGTTCGAGGCGGAGCTCGGGGCCGGGGAGGAGCTGGTCTTCGGCGAGGGCCTGGGCACGAACTGGCTGGTCCACCTCGCGGGCGACGGGGAGTCGGTGTACGCCGTAGCTTTTCACGGCTGGTCGAGGTCCCTCGTGTACGAGCTCGCAGGCGGCGGCTTCAGGCTGCTCTACGACCCCGGAGGCTCCAAGGCCTACCCGGTGGGCAGGCTCGGGGGCCGCAGCTACGTGCTTAGCTACGAGCACAGCCTGGGCCAGGTCGTCGAGGTTGGCCGGGGGGCCAGGGTAATCTTGAGGGCCGAGGCCCACCCCATCGAGGACGCCGCCCCCGTCGGCGGGAGGCTCCTAGCGGTGAGGCTCGTCGACGGCGCGAACAGGCTCGAGCTCTACAGCCCGGAGGGAGAGCCGGCTGGGGAGGTGGGGCTCGGCGAGGGGCCGGGCAGCGTCACCATCCTCTCCAGGGGCTTCGGCGCGGCGCTGGCGAGGTACGAGTCCTTCGACACGCCGAGCAAGCTCTACCTCGTAGACCAGGGGGGCGCGTGGCTGGTCGAGGGCTCCTCGCTTCCCCTCGGGCTGGAGGTCAGGGAGCTGTGGGTCTCCTCGCGGGACGGGACGAGGGTGCACGGCTTCGAGGTGAGGAGCAGGGCCGCCCGGGACGGCGGGGTGGCTGTGGTGTACGGCTACGGGGGGTTCGCGCTGTCGGTCAAGCCCCGCTTCCAGCCGGAGGCCGTCATGCTCCTGGAGGCCGGCGCGACCTTCGTCTCGACGAACCTGAGGGGTGGCTTCGAGTACGGGGAGGAGTGGCACAGGGCCGGGATGCGCGGGAACAAGGTGAGGGTGTTCGAGGACTTCGGGGCTTTCCTCGAGCACTACAGGGCCAGGGGCTACATGACCGTCGCGACAGGCAGGAGCAACGGGGGGCTCCTAGTCGCCGCGGTGGTGGCTAGGAGGCCCGAGCTCATCGACGTGGCCCTCGCCGGCTACCCCCTCACCGACATGCTCCGCTACCACAGGCTCCACCTCGGCAGGCTCTGGACCACCGAGTACGGCGACCCCGACGACCCCGAGGACAGGAGGGTGCTCGAGTCCTACTCCCCCATCCACAACCTCAAGCCAGCCGACTACCCCTACGTCCTCGCCTACACGGGCCTCGCCGACGACCGCGTCCACCCATCCCACGCCCTCAAGCTCACCGCCAGGCTCCTAGACCTCGGCGCCCCCGCGTACCTGCGAGTCGAGACGAGAAGCGGCCACCTCGGAGCCACACCCGAGGTGAGGGCAAGGGAGACGGCAGAGCTCGTCGCCTTCACCCTGAAAGCCCTCGAGGAGCAAAGGCAGCGCCGCAGCAAGCCCCAGGCGGCTCAATCAGGCTGA
- a CDS encoding cytochrome ubiquinol oxidase subunit I — MEAPVFFLALVFGIHIVAVNVGIALATLVPILKRRAELSGDARLAETARGLFRIYAATYGLAGVMGTAFTVFLLSFYPEFVGVAGNIAMIPFGIAIVAIVLHFFAIVAYWYGWDAFSPTAHFYAGVLLALTAYLIPLGFRAVFAFLNTPAGLSFDGKPWLDVAKALANPTFLPLYLKSVVGALTLGFLFVSAVLAVKGLRGGGLSGVEEDLYRDGLKWGTAGLLAMAFLGAWYTVSLTNTPIKFNNIFKGLGWAVQGVERLSDYSWLFAVKMLLVLAQAHILLRLTVFKPAEASTRAGYLGSIYAATAAALTVLTGEYLNAFSQYPFFVANLPLITSSVPEPWRTILGRSLDLRNVSPLALDPALYAVTAVGLLALLAAAGYFLYVVFLKSE; from the coding sequence GTGGAGGCTCCGGTGTTCTTCCTGGCGCTGGTGTTCGGGATCCACATAGTCGCGGTGAACGTCGGGATAGCGCTCGCGACGCTCGTGCCCATCCTCAAGAGGAGGGCTGAGCTCAGCGGGGACGCCAGGCTCGCCGAGACCGCTAGGGGGCTGTTCAGGATATACGCGGCCACCTACGGGCTCGCGGGCGTGATGGGCACGGCCTTCACGGTCTTCCTCCTCAGCTTCTACCCGGAGTTCGTCGGCGTAGCGGGGAATATCGCCATGATACCCTTCGGGATCGCCATCGTAGCCATAGTCCTTCACTTCTTCGCCATCGTTGCCTACTGGTACGGCTGGGACGCCTTCAGCCCCACAGCGCACTTCTACGCAGGCGTCCTACTAGCCCTCACAGCCTACCTGATCCCGCTCGGCTTCAGGGCGGTGTTCGCGTTTCTCAACACGCCCGCTGGCTTGAGCTTCGACGGGAAGCCCTGGCTCGACGTCGCCAAGGCCCTGGCCAACCCAACTTTCCTGCCCCTGTACCTCAAGAGCGTAGTGGGGGCGCTCACGCTGGGATTCCTCTTCGTCTCCGCGGTGCTCGCGGTCAAGGGCCTCAGGGGCGGCGGGCTCAGCGGGGTCGAGGAGGACCTGTACAGGGACGGGTTGAAGTGGGGCACAGCCGGCCTCCTGGCTATGGCTTTCCTCGGCGCGTGGTACACCGTCTCCCTAACCAACACGCCGATAAAGTTCAACAACATCTTCAAGGGGCTCGGCTGGGCAGTCCAGGGAGTTGAGAGGCTCTCAGACTACTCGTGGCTCTTCGCGGTCAAGATGCTGCTCGTCTTGGCTCAGGCCCACATACTTCTCCGGTTGACGGTGTTCAAGCCGGCTGAGGCCTCGACGCGGGCCGGCTACCTTGGCTCCATCTACGCGGCGACCGCGGCGGCTCTCACCGTCCTGACCGGGGAGTACCTGAACGCGTTCAGCCAGTACCCGTTCTTCGTCGCCAACCTACCGCTCATCACCTCAAGCGTCCCCGAGCCCTGGAGGACGATACTGGGCAGGTCGCTCGACCTGAGGAACGTGAGCCCCCTAGCCCTGGACCCCGCGCTCTACGCCGTGACCGCGGTGGGCCTGCTCGCGCTGCTCGCGGCGGCCGGCTACTTCCTCTACGTCGTCTTCCTTAAAAGCGAGTAG
- a CDS encoding SAM-dependent methyltransferase yields MLEVKPIGYVYHGYTDEQVRRAGAVEAFVEVDEEYAEALGGIDGFSHLILVTFMHKAQRLPLRTKPVRIFRDVVQRLGVSDESMPEVGVFAVASPFRPNPIALTTVHLLKRSGRVLFVAGCDCFSGTPVLDIKPLTSYRFIDPDDYRVPDWQARLDEVFEILRKHHPHRHRWDKPSFSISVKRDENA; encoded by the coding sequence GTGCTCGAGGTAAAGCCCATCGGCTACGTCTATCACGGCTACACAGACGAGCAGGTCAGAAGAGCTGGGGCCGTCGAGGCCTTCGTAGAGGTCGACGAGGAGTACGCTGAGGCGCTGGGCGGGATCGACGGCTTCTCGCACCTGATACTCGTAACCTTCATGCACAAGGCGCAGCGCCTACCCCTGAGGACGAAGCCCGTCAGGATCTTCAGGGACGTCGTCCAGAGGCTGGGGGTGAGCGACGAGTCAATGCCGGAAGTCGGGGTGTTCGCCGTCGCCAGCCCCTTCAGGCCGAACCCCATCGCGTTGACAACGGTCCACCTGCTGAAAAGGAGCGGCAGGGTTTTGTTCGTGGCCGGCTGCGACTGCTTCTCAGGCACCCCCGTGCTCGACATCAAGCCCCTCACGAGCTACAGGTTCATCGACCCAGACGACTACAGGGTCCCCGACTGGCAGGCGAGGCTCGACGAGGTGTTCGAGATTCTAAGAAAGCACCACCCACACCGGCACCGGTGGGACAAGCCCAGCTTCAGCATATCCGTCAAGCGCGACGAGAATGCCTAG
- a CDS encoding cytochrome ubiquinol oxidase subunit I, which produces MGLLEQWLSYPAAWDRILSIIGIEIHWLILQYVLGLPLMVLVALLAYRRSGDARWERMARTMTKALGLVFAVGAATGTASEFGLVVVWPNLLEAAGRYIYYPLYLEIFAFLTEIVFIYLLVFGWSKLSVNAKIAVAFLAMFGAWFSGAMITSVNSYMVAPTGIVAAYDPLTGWKYDQGYPKVLLVVPKDIVGALDVGKLQSLGMEVVGDTGQGVAVLMPSKIVARLAAEAWGGVRVRDSVLKLVVKPEALGAVGDLLVKDVVDKILVLTVQTVGYTTVTFQSPVYPGTLVHSIGAGVTVTAFTILGAYALLLIKSRDEKSRDYYMLGLKFGVVASLVAIVLQGAVFGHVMGEEIAKYNPEKLAAMEGTSSSILSVSRMLGLEKLMPLIAYGSLEAKLPSYDAIPADYCTLLGVPGVSDCRPPLMIHYLYYAKIGLAVLLGLYALLLAFLLYRRASLPGWVLWAGALSPVAAQLVSFLGWAVREMGRKPWSIYGVMTVDVAHTMNPADPLAYVLVALLFLGTLAGLIYAAFKVLYEPSVKG; this is translated from the coding sequence ATGGGTCTCTTGGAGCAGTGGCTGAGCTACCCGGCAGCCTGGGACAGGATTCTGAGCATTATCGGCATCGAGATCCACTGGCTGATACTGCAGTACGTGCTAGGCCTACCCCTAATGGTGCTGGTAGCCCTACTAGCGTACAGGAGGAGCGGGGACGCCCGCTGGGAGCGCATGGCGAGGACGATGACGAAGGCTCTGGGGCTCGTATTCGCGGTCGGAGCTGCCACGGGGACGGCTAGCGAGTTCGGCCTAGTGGTCGTGTGGCCGAATCTTCTCGAGGCGGCTGGGCGGTACATCTACTACCCCCTGTACCTCGAGATCTTCGCCTTCCTCACGGAGATCGTCTTCATATACCTCCTCGTCTTCGGCTGGTCCAAGCTTTCCGTGAATGCGAAGATAGCGGTCGCGTTCCTCGCGATGTTCGGCGCCTGGTTCAGCGGCGCTATGATAACGAGCGTGAACAGCTACATGGTGGCTCCGACCGGCATAGTCGCGGCCTACGACCCGCTCACGGGCTGGAAGTACGACCAGGGCTACCCTAAGGTGCTGCTCGTGGTGCCGAAGGACATCGTCGGCGCGCTGGACGTCGGCAAGCTCCAGTCGCTCGGGATGGAGGTCGTCGGCGACACGGGCCAAGGGGTCGCGGTGCTGATGCCGTCGAAGATCGTCGCGAGGCTGGCGGCCGAGGCCTGGGGCGGGGTGAGGGTCAGGGACAGCGTCCTGAAGCTCGTCGTCAAGCCTGAGGCCCTCGGGGCAGTCGGGGACCTGCTGGTCAAGGATGTCGTCGACAAGATACTGGTCTTGACCGTTCAGACCGTCGGGTACACCACCGTCACGTTCCAGTCGCCCGTGTACCCGGGCACCCTCGTCCACTCGATAGGAGCGGGGGTGACGGTGACCGCCTTCACGATACTCGGTGCTTACGCGCTTCTCCTCATCAAGTCCAGGGACGAGAAGAGCAGGGACTACTACATGCTCGGCTTGAAGTTCGGCGTGGTGGCGTCCCTGGTCGCCATAGTCCTCCAGGGAGCAGTGTTCGGGCACGTGATGGGCGAGGAGATCGCGAAGTACAACCCGGAGAAGCTGGCGGCCATGGAGGGGACGAGCTCGTCCATCCTAAGCGTGTCCAGGATGCTTGGGCTCGAGAAGCTGATGCCCCTCATAGCCTACGGTAGCCTCGAGGCGAAGCTCCCGAGCTACGACGCGATACCGGCCGACTACTGCACCCTCCTCGGAGTGCCGGGCGTGTCGGACTGCAGGCCGCCCCTCATGATACACTACCTCTACTACGCTAAGATCGGCCTGGCAGTGCTCCTCGGCCTCTACGCGCTGCTGCTCGCCTTCCTGCTCTACCGCAGGGCCAGCCTGCCGGGCTGGGTGCTGTGGGCTGGGGCGCTCTCCCCGGTTGCCGCGCAGCTGGTCAGCTTCCTCGGCTGGGCCGTCAGGGAGATGGGTCGGAAGCCCTGGTCGATCTACGGCGTGATGACCGTCGACGTCGCCCACACAATGAACCCCGCCGACCCGCTCGCCTACGTTCTCGTGGCCCTGCTGTTCCTCGGAACGCTCGCCGGGCTCATATACGCCGCTTTCAAGGTACTCTACGAGCCCTCGGTTAAGGGGTGA
- a CDS encoding protoglobin domain-containing protein has translation MQEEILAEVVREGEVAFRLLGLTSSEVGRLQSLAPSILEREEEIVSSTLEAIKKMPETSSILQDESTELGLRMVLESLLTFLFMGDYGREHAETVFRAGLAYIQLGLSESVLVGSVGHLVGEAARFLESPTDVPALVKAAYWNLAVVLHAYQHLRMFIIREAAGISGKVLDRLVKLYTAQVLEKMGVKIHYLKSYSLLRKTT, from the coding sequence GTGCAGGAGGAGATACTAGCGGAGGTGGTGCGTGAGGGAGAGGTTGCTTTCCGGCTTCTAGGGCTTACGAGCAGCGAGGTGGGCCGCCTCCAGTCCCTGGCTCCCAGCATCCTAGAGCGCGAGGAGGAGATTGTCTCGAGCACCCTCGAGGCGATCAAGAAGATGCCCGAGACCTCCTCGATACTCCAGGACGAGAGCACGGAGCTCGGGCTGCGGATGGTCCTCGAGAGCCTCCTGACGTTCCTCTTCATGGGTGACTACGGCCGCGAGCACGCGGAGACGGTGTTCAGGGCTGGCCTCGCGTACATACAGCTGGGCCTCAGCGAGAGCGTCCTCGTCGGATCCGTGGGCCACCTGGTCGGCGAGGCAGCGAGGTTCCTTGAATCCCCCACAGACGTTCCGGCACTCGTGAAGGCGGCCTACTGGAACCTAGCTGTGGTTCTCCACGCCTACCAGCACCTCAGGATGTTCATCATCCGCGAGGCCGCCGGCATAAGCGGGAAGGTGCTGGACAGGCTTGTTAAGCTCTACACCGCTCAGGTCCTCGAGAAAATGGGGGTGAAAATACACTACTTAAAAAGCTACTCGCTTTTAAGGAAGACGACGTAG
- a CDS encoding Trm112 family protein, with amino-acid sequence MRYYALDVLACPYCHAFPLKLVVLEERRSPMKYPWPSKPFCDYVCAFRGVEVAKCESCECEECLSREVVSGVLVCPKCGRWFAVVEGVPQLLPDEARDFDAERALLSRFREKLERLDPEVARRVFGEASHVGGTGQAPGRV; translated from the coding sequence GTGAGGTACTACGCCCTCGACGTGCTAGCATGCCCCTACTGCCACGCGTTCCCGCTGAAGCTGGTGGTGCTGGAGGAGAGGAGGAGCCCCATGAAGTACCCCTGGCCGAGCAAGCCCTTCTGCGACTACGTCTGTGCGTTCAGGGGCGTAGAGGTTGCGAAGTGCGAGAGCTGCGAGTGCGAGGAGTGCCTCAGCCGGGAGGTGGTGAGCGGCGTGCTGGTGTGCCCGAAGTGCGGCAGGTGGTTTGCCGTGGTTGAAGGCGTGCCTCAGCTACTGCCCGACGAGGCTAGGGATTTCGACGCTGAGAGGGCTCTGCTTTCAAGGTTCAGGGAGAAGCTAGAGCGGCTCGACCCCGAGGTCGCTAGGCGCGTTTTCGGTGAAGCTTCTCATGTTGGGGGAACGGGGCAGGCTCCTGGACGGGTGTAG